In the Oscillospiraceae bacterium genome, ATTAAAATTTCCTCAATCTGTGCCGTTAATATGTTCATCAGCCCCACCCAATGCATAGGGTCACAGGCTTTCAGTTCCTCAGTGACACCCGCAACCTCCATCATGTGAGGTAACATGGCGTCCATACGCTCCCGCGCCGCCCGGTCAATCTCTAACAGGTGCGGATACAGCTTCTCGCTCATCAGCAGTTGGTTGTAGAGAATGGGGCGATGTTCCTTCAGGTAGGATTTTCGCATCCTGCCGTACTTGCCGATAGAAGTTTCCGGCTGTTCAGAAAGCTTTAGGTTGGGTATATCATAATCTCCACAACGAATGTAAGTCAACTTACTCATATTCATGCTCCTTTGCTCCGTGATGATTAGACTGCTGCGCTGGCTGCTATACTGCCTTTGCGCGGTTCTTCTTTTGGTAGCTGCCCGATAGTAGAAAAAACACCTTTTTTCATATCCTCAGCCCGGATCAGGGCTTTCTTAGCGTCCATTTCCGCTTTTTTCTTCGCCTTGATTTTGTCCTCATATCGTTTTTGTGCGCCGCTGGCTTTCCGCTTCAAATAGTTCTGATGAAGCCTGTCCTTGCGTTCTTCTTTTTTCCGCAGTTCTTCCTGTTCCTCCGGGGTTAAAGGAACCGGCTGTAAGGATGGTGGGATATAGCGTCCTAAAAAATTGAAGTAGATTTCAATTTCCTGCGTGGTGTCCTGACTGCCTTTTCGGGCGCGTTCATGGACAAGGATTTTCTCTACAAACTCGTTGAGCATGGTGTTTGTCAGCGTGTCAAAATTTTCGTACTTATCAATCAGGGCTATAAATTTCTCCGCTGATTT is a window encoding:
- a CDS encoding TnpV protein, coding for MSKLTYIRCGDYDIPNLKLSEQPETSIGKYGRMRKSYLKEHRPILYNQLLMSEKLYPHLLEIDRAARERMDAMLPHMMEVAGVTEELKACDPMHWVGLMNILTAQIEEILIKELICS
- a CDS encoding DUF4368 domain-containing protein, which translates into the protein MLLKLYLKSLKHGGRLQLDEDISSLNCGGEDFAVACMRANLRYEKNQKREDVKSHHYIISFKSAEKFIALIDKYENFDTLTNTMLNEFVEKILVHERARKGSQDTTQEIEIYFNFLGRYIPPSLQPVPLTPEEQEELRKKEERKDRLHQNYLKRKASGAQKRYEDKIKAKKKAEMDAKKALIRAEDMKKGVFSTIGQLPKEEPRKGSIAASAAV